One genomic region from Arthrobacter sp. YN encodes:
- a CDS encoding DUF6079 family protein: MTILLRDVFDIPERAGVEDYVLRLTDAVTGDGARHALDDYVVTPSLVGAFDSALGLVSDALTTGINRGAFLTGSFGSGKSHFMAVLHALLRHDPKARSVLELQETVAGHDAVLSGRNILPLAFHFLDGQSMEQVIFDAYVRHIQAAHPASPLPALFASDALLEDAENLRQRIGDIAFLQGLGGEAADAEFDEFSGLLGSSGWDLDRYHAARTAPVQSVERQSLVSGLVGTYFKAFVRSGAYVDLDTGLAAMSSHAKALGYDAVVLFLDELVLWLAFGMHEPEFFRRESQKLTKLVEGSYGSLEAPLVSFVARQMDLRKWFADAGANGVQQEALESAFRHQEGRFAKIELGDDNLPFVASKRLLKAKDDAAKLSVDDAFTRLDRNPKVWDVLLDGVNSDDQHRGSDEKAFRLTYPFAPALVSTLRSLASVMQRDRTALKVMQQMLVDRRNTMSIEEVIPVGDSFDYIVKGQAGAALDAQAAALFRSATQLYRDKLTPKILSTHHLAASDLQDPSRLTPAFRADDRLAKTLLLSAVAPNVPALKALTAARLASLNHGSIASPLAGGEANIVLAKVKNWSREVPEIHVGSEPLNPIIRVQLSNVDYESIVEKAKGEDNPGRQRQLIRKLVAEGLGLELGEPDAWNVYRHPVVWRGSKREVELVFGNVRDAGWLTDEHFRSGAGAWRFVIDHPFDEQQHTATEDIERIENLRARNFTSRTVVWLPRFLSSESMRDLRRLVVLDWLLEGTGDRWNSHANHLSEVDRQQARGILESQQAALREGLLRIIQQAYGAATPAPGALLEDPAHVEVLYSLDPEYVPQPPVGATLGAGFRQLVNRAFESAYPGHPRFEPEDTEVRVADLKAVAAALEAAAAEPDGRAPYPGDARTVRRIANPLEVGLAGETHFLFGDGRFGPWGASLEQGLSRAGIGNDDAVTVSKLREIIDGVEPAHGLRNEVSDLIVIAWGLLRQRAWFNHGGALPAAPSPGALQPSMELRPQPMPSQQEWEVARATAGRVFAIEAPKYRTPAAVASLAEATRTFARTRVVDADALVTALESAATRLKTDGGNRLVLASGIAKALGALQHQNGVTLVQTLAGLDLPATPEEASASLARAKEVVTALSSFSWSRLTPVREAAAGHGERADAAQDILDSLTTALNGHEHAYACAKALRTAEDAIFDWLARAPVPAAPAPPVSPGPVAPVAPPATPKPDDVVLPPTVAPPAVPGGNWRTAVGTDNAVSELQTFIQNNPNRRIEVQWRIVE; the protein is encoded by the coding sequence ATGACTATCCTGCTTCGCGACGTCTTCGACATCCCTGAACGCGCCGGCGTCGAGGATTACGTCCTCCGTCTCACCGACGCCGTTACCGGTGACGGTGCCCGGCACGCCCTCGACGACTACGTGGTCACGCCATCCCTGGTGGGGGCCTTCGACTCCGCGTTGGGCTTGGTGTCCGATGCGCTGACCACGGGAATCAACCGCGGGGCGTTCCTGACGGGGTCCTTCGGCTCGGGTAAGTCCCACTTTATGGCTGTCCTCCACGCCCTCCTGCGCCACGATCCTAAGGCACGATCGGTCCTTGAACTCCAGGAGACCGTCGCAGGCCACGACGCTGTGCTGTCCGGCAGGAACATCCTGCCGTTGGCGTTCCATTTCCTGGACGGCCAGTCGATGGAACAGGTCATCTTCGACGCGTACGTCCGACACATCCAGGCCGCCCACCCAGCTTCGCCCCTACCCGCGCTATTCGCTTCCGATGCCCTCCTTGAGGACGCGGAGAACCTGCGTCAGCGAATTGGAGATATCGCGTTCCTCCAGGGTCTGGGCGGGGAAGCGGCCGACGCCGAGTTTGATGAGTTCTCCGGCCTGCTCGGCTCCAGCGGCTGGGATCTGGACCGATACCACGCGGCCCGCACCGCACCCGTACAAAGTGTGGAGCGGCAGTCCTTGGTCAGCGGCCTGGTGGGGACGTACTTCAAGGCTTTCGTCCGGTCCGGCGCGTACGTGGACCTGGACACGGGGCTCGCCGCCATGTCGTCTCACGCCAAGGCGCTTGGCTACGACGCCGTTGTCCTGTTCCTCGATGAACTGGTCCTCTGGCTCGCGTTCGGCATGCACGAACCAGAGTTCTTCCGCCGCGAATCCCAGAAACTGACCAAGCTGGTGGAGGGATCCTATGGCAGCCTCGAGGCCCCCTTGGTCTCGTTTGTAGCCAGGCAGATGGACCTGCGCAAGTGGTTCGCCGACGCCGGCGCCAACGGTGTCCAGCAGGAGGCATTGGAGTCTGCGTTTCGGCATCAGGAAGGACGCTTCGCGAAGATCGAACTGGGCGATGACAACCTCCCGTTCGTCGCCAGCAAGCGCCTTCTCAAGGCCAAAGACGATGCCGCCAAGCTGTCCGTTGACGATGCCTTCACTCGACTGGATCGCAACCCCAAGGTCTGGGATGTCCTGCTCGACGGGGTCAACTCCGATGACCAGCACCGAGGGTCCGACGAGAAAGCGTTCCGGCTCACCTACCCGTTTGCCCCCGCTCTGGTCTCCACCTTGCGTTCCCTGGCCAGCGTCATGCAGCGCGACCGCACCGCGCTGAAGGTCATGCAGCAGATGCTGGTTGACCGCCGGAACACGATGAGCATTGAGGAGGTCATCCCCGTCGGGGACAGCTTCGATTACATCGTTAAGGGTCAGGCCGGGGCTGCCCTCGACGCGCAAGCTGCGGCGCTCTTCCGCTCCGCCACCCAGCTCTACCGGGACAAGCTGACGCCCAAGATTCTCTCCACCCACCACCTTGCCGCCTCCGACCTGCAGGATCCGTCGCGGCTGACCCCCGCATTCCGCGCGGATGACCGACTCGCCAAAACACTGCTGCTCTCCGCTGTCGCCCCCAACGTCCCCGCTTTGAAGGCGCTGACCGCAGCAAGGCTCGCCTCGCTGAACCACGGCTCGATCGCGTCGCCGCTGGCCGGTGGGGAGGCCAACATCGTGCTGGCCAAGGTGAAGAACTGGTCCCGTGAGGTACCCGAAATCCATGTCGGCTCGGAACCGTTAAACCCCATCATCCGCGTCCAGCTGTCCAACGTCGACTACGAATCGATCGTAGAAAAGGCTAAGGGCGAGGACAACCCTGGCCGCCAACGCCAGCTGATTCGCAAGTTGGTCGCCGAAGGGCTCGGCCTTGAACTCGGCGAGCCCGACGCCTGGAACGTTTACCGGCATCCCGTCGTATGGCGCGGCTCTAAGCGCGAGGTCGAACTGGTCTTCGGCAACGTGCGCGACGCAGGCTGGCTCACGGATGAGCATTTCCGTTCCGGAGCCGGCGCGTGGCGCTTCGTCATCGATCACCCCTTCGATGAACAACAGCACACCGCCACGGAAGACATCGAGCGAATCGAGAACTTGCGAGCGCGCAATTTCACGTCCCGAACTGTCGTCTGGCTGCCGCGTTTCCTCTCCTCGGAGTCCATGCGCGACCTCCGCAGGCTCGTGGTATTGGACTGGTTGCTGGAGGGGACCGGAGACCGCTGGAACAGCCACGCCAATCACCTCAGTGAGGTGGACCGCCAACAGGCCCGTGGCATCCTCGAGTCCCAGCAAGCGGCCTTGCGCGAAGGATTGCTACGTATTATCCAGCAGGCATACGGAGCAGCGACTCCCGCGCCCGGGGCCCTGCTCGAGGATCCCGCACATGTGGAGGTCCTGTACTCCCTGGATCCGGAATATGTGCCCCAGCCCCCGGTCGGGGCTACCCTCGGGGCGGGCTTCAGGCAGCTGGTGAACCGTGCGTTCGAATCCGCGTACCCGGGCCATCCGCGCTTCGAGCCGGAGGACACCGAGGTCAGGGTTGCCGACCTTAAGGCCGTCGCCGCGGCGTTGGAGGCCGCAGCCGCCGAACCGGATGGCCGCGCCCCTTACCCCGGCGACGCACGGACGGTCCGCCGGATCGCCAACCCACTCGAAGTTGGGCTCGCGGGGGAAACCCACTTTCTCTTTGGTGACGGACGTTTCGGTCCTTGGGGCGCCTCGCTTGAGCAAGGGCTCTCGCGTGCGGGCATCGGCAACGACGATGCCGTCACGGTTTCGAAGTTGCGCGAGATCATCGACGGGGTCGAACCGGCCCATGGGCTGCGTAATGAAGTCTCCGACCTAATAGTGATTGCGTGGGGTCTGCTCCGCCAGCGTGCCTGGTTCAATCACGGCGGTGCGCTGCCGGCAGCTCCTTCGCCGGGAGCGCTCCAGCCAAGCATGGAACTGCGGCCCCAGCCCATGCCGTCGCAACAAGAGTGGGAGGTGGCCCGCGCCACCGCGGGTCGCGTGTTCGCGATCGAGGCCCCCAAGTACCGCACCCCTGCCGCGGTTGCGTCCCTTGCTGAGGCCACGCGCACGTTTGCCCGCACGCGTGTCGTCGACGCGGACGCGCTGGTCACTGCGTTGGAGTCTGCCGCCACGCGGCTCAAGACCGATGGGGGCAACCGTTTGGTGCTCGCCAGCGGGATTGCGAAGGCACTTGGTGCCTTGCAGCACCAAAATGGTGTGACACTGGTTCAGACTCTCGCCGGGCTGGACCTCCCGGCTACGCCGGAGGAAGCTTCAGCATCCCTCGCTCGCGCCAAGGAGGTTGTCACGGCCCTGTCGTCATTCTCATGGAGCCGGCTGACACCCGTCCGCGAGGCCGCTGCTGGCCATGGTGAACGGGCGGATGCCGCGCAAGACATCCTCGACAGTCTCACCACCGCTCTGAACGGCCATGAGCACGCTTATGCATGTGCGAAGGCGCTCAGGACAGCCGAAGATGCAATATTTGACTGGCTCGCCAGAGCACCTGTGCCGGCAGCGCCTGCGCCGCCGGTGTCTCCCGGTCCTGTTGCACCGGTTGCTCCCCCGGCGACACCAAAGCCCGACGATGTTGTTCTTCCACCCACCGTCGCACCGCCCGCCGTTCCTGGCGGGAACTGGCGCACCGCCGTCGGCACCGACAACGCGGTGTCCGAGCTGCAGACCTTCATCCAGAACAACCCCAACCGCCGAATCGAAGTGCAGTGGAGGATCGTCGAGTGA
- the pglX gene encoding BREX-2 system adenine-specific DNA-methyltransferase PglX, producing the protein MTIGKDLTPKLQKLVLRIEDDLRTRLEEDPGLKAKWQSEHTDALRAERTSSAWVSWRDDRITQAAVGWVLTTVFLRFCEDNALLSKVWIAGPGARRQEAFDAENAYFRAHPENTWREWIMEGISHLRSFPATVALVDEHAALWQVSPSGAMAKEILDFWRATDEAGVPLYDFQDSALSTRFLGDLYQDLSEYAKKTFALLQTPEFVEEFILDQTLTPALAERPLEGFKLIDPTCGSGHFLLGGFQRLLEEWSAKAPNLEARERVQMALDAIHGVDLNPFAVAIASFRLTIAALQATGELDLERAPDFSLHLAAGDSLLYGRADRPFEQEGFDLDAQMSGFAYSVEDRVLLESILAENQYDVVVGNPPYITVKDKTLNERYRKLYKTCKGQYALSVPFMERFFRLAKFGSDKQTAGWTGQITSNSFMKREFGSKIIEEYLTRQDLRLVVDTSGAYIPGHGTPTVILIGKHQRPVSQTVRAVLGVQGEPGRPQDPANGLVWRATTDHLDQPGYDGQWISVADLPRQRLATHPWSLTGGGAVALLQEIEAGSAEPLSSVVADIGFMTVTREDEAYLLGAPTLARRGVSPQLTKRIAAGSDIRDWAIGTEQTALCTYDGNGQPVLDSASSRLLWPMKQHLLNRRALSGTQVEQGLEWWEYSQLNKKRYTADRLISFAFVATHNHFTLTDRGTLFIRSAPVLRLPEGASEDEHLALLGVLNSSTACFWLKQNSHNKGNGGIGGGIGDESWEPRYEFTGTTLQDFPLPSILPLDRGRLLDQLAQDLAATSPPSVVSSAQPTATALFEAQKRAQILHGQMVAAQEELDWETYRLYGLIAEDLTYTLDPLPEVQLGQRAFEIVLARQIANGTATSAWFTRHGSSPVTGIPADWPDDYRALVQRRVDAIEANASIKLLEKPEFKRRWVSEPWEKQQERALSAWLMDKLEDRDFWFDAQDRPTARSIAQLADMVSRDADLVSVLGLWDGTVDVDVTKALTKLLTDEAVPYLAAQRLKDTGLRKREAWEETWELQRREDNGEDVGKIPVPPKYATADFRKASWWQARGKLDVPKERFILYPDAGRSTDPTLLLGWAGWDHVQQFLVLATIMDERIAEGTDDAQLVPLAAGMAEVLPWVQQWHADLDPTFGMSMADFCAAQLEERMTQLTVSTTDLKAWRPATATRSRRAVKENA; encoded by the coding sequence GTGACCATTGGCAAGGACCTCACCCCCAAACTTCAGAAGTTGGTGCTCCGGATCGAAGACGACCTGCGGACCAGGCTCGAAGAAGATCCGGGGCTCAAGGCTAAGTGGCAGTCCGAGCACACCGACGCGCTGCGCGCCGAACGCACCTCTTCCGCGTGGGTTAGCTGGCGCGACGACCGCATCACACAGGCCGCCGTCGGCTGGGTCCTGACCACGGTATTCCTGCGCTTCTGCGAGGACAACGCGCTGCTCTCCAAGGTATGGATCGCCGGTCCCGGCGCCCGCCGGCAGGAAGCGTTCGACGCCGAAAATGCCTACTTCCGCGCACACCCGGAAAACACCTGGCGCGAATGGATTATGGAAGGCATCAGCCATCTACGGTCCTTCCCCGCCACCGTGGCACTGGTCGACGAACATGCGGCCCTCTGGCAGGTCTCCCCCTCCGGCGCGATGGCCAAGGAAATCCTGGACTTCTGGCGCGCCACCGACGAAGCCGGCGTCCCGCTCTACGACTTCCAGGACAGCGCACTCTCGACCCGCTTCCTCGGCGACCTCTACCAGGATCTCTCGGAGTACGCAAAGAAAACCTTCGCCCTGCTCCAAACCCCCGAATTTGTCGAGGAGTTCATCCTGGATCAAACACTCACCCCTGCGCTGGCCGAGCGCCCGCTGGAAGGCTTCAAGCTCATCGACCCGACGTGTGGGTCCGGGCACTTTCTGCTGGGTGGGTTCCAGCGTCTGCTGGAAGAATGGAGCGCCAAGGCGCCGAATTTGGAGGCCCGCGAACGCGTGCAGATGGCACTCGACGCCATCCACGGCGTAGACCTTAACCCCTTCGCAGTAGCTATCGCCAGCTTCCGACTCACTATCGCCGCTCTCCAGGCGACGGGTGAGCTCGACCTGGAACGCGCCCCCGACTTCAGCCTCCACTTGGCCGCTGGAGACTCGCTGCTCTATGGAAGGGCAGACCGTCCGTTCGAACAGGAGGGCTTCGACCTCGACGCGCAAATGAGCGGCTTCGCCTACTCCGTGGAGGACCGCGTGCTCCTGGAGTCGATCCTCGCCGAGAACCAATACGACGTCGTGGTCGGCAATCCGCCCTACATCACGGTCAAAGACAAGACCCTCAATGAGCGCTATCGCAAGCTGTACAAGACATGCAAGGGGCAATACGCACTCTCGGTGCCGTTCATGGAGCGGTTCTTCCGACTCGCTAAATTCGGTTCGGACAAGCAAACCGCAGGTTGGACCGGGCAAATCACCTCCAACTCCTTTATGAAGCGCGAATTCGGGTCCAAGATCATCGAGGAATACCTCACCCGCCAGGACCTGCGACTAGTCGTTGACACATCCGGCGCCTACATCCCCGGCCACGGCACCCCGACGGTCATCCTCATCGGCAAGCACCAACGCCCGGTCAGCCAGACCGTCCGAGCGGTCCTCGGCGTCCAAGGCGAACCTGGACGGCCACAGGACCCGGCCAACGGACTAGTGTGGCGTGCGACGACAGACCACCTTGACCAGCCGGGATACGACGGCCAGTGGATCTCCGTCGCCGACCTCCCCCGACAGCGCCTAGCTACACATCCGTGGAGCTTGACCGGTGGCGGCGCGGTTGCTCTCTTGCAAGAAATCGAAGCCGGTTCGGCTGAACCGTTGTCGTCAGTCGTCGCTGACATCGGGTTCATGACGGTCACGCGCGAGGATGAGGCATACCTTCTAGGCGCACCGACGTTGGCACGACGTGGTGTATCACCGCAGCTGACTAAGCGCATCGCAGCCGGAAGCGATATTCGTGATTGGGCTATTGGGACCGAACAAACGGCGCTGTGTACCTATGATGGGAATGGCCAACCTGTTCTTGATTCCGCCAGCTCCCGCCTCCTCTGGCCAATGAAACAACACCTGCTGAACCGACGTGCGCTAAGCGGCACGCAGGTGGAGCAAGGGCTCGAATGGTGGGAATACTCGCAACTCAACAAGAAACGCTATACGGCCGACCGACTCATCTCATTCGCGTTCGTCGCTACGCACAACCATTTCACGCTCACAGATCGCGGGACTCTTTTCATCAGATCCGCCCCCGTCTTAAGGTTGCCGGAGGGCGCGTCCGAGGATGAGCACCTGGCCCTGCTCGGCGTGCTTAATTCCTCGACCGCGTGCTTCTGGCTCAAGCAGAATAGCCACAATAAAGGAAATGGTGGCATTGGCGGGGGCATCGGTGATGAATCATGGGAACCCCGATATGAGTTCACGGGAACGACGCTTCAGGACTTCCCGCTGCCCTCGATCCTGCCGTTGGATCGGGGACGGCTCCTCGACCAACTCGCACAGGACCTCGCTGCGACGTCGCCGCCATCGGTTGTAAGCAGCGCCCAGCCGACCGCTACTGCACTGTTTGAGGCACAGAAAAGGGCACAGATCCTGCACGGTCAGATGGTGGCGGCCCAGGAGGAACTGGATTGGGAAACCTACCGCCTTTATGGCCTGATAGCTGAGGACCTTACTTATACTCTGGATCCTTTACCCGAGGTTCAGCTGGGCCAGCGCGCATTCGAGATCGTACTGGCACGTCAAATTGCCAACGGCACCGCTACGTCAGCGTGGTTCACGCGTCACGGCTCCTCACCGGTCACTGGGATCCCGGCTGACTGGCCGGACGACTACCGGGCCTTAGTTCAGCGCCGCGTTGACGCCATCGAAGCCAACGCGAGCATCAAGCTGCTGGAAAAGCCGGAGTTCAAGCGTCGTTGGGTCTCCGAACCATGGGAAAAGCAGCAGGAACGCGCACTATCGGCTTGGCTCATGGACAAGCTGGAGGATCGCGATTTCTGGTTCGACGCGCAGGACCGTCCGACGGCGCGCAGCATCGCGCAACTGGCCGATATGGTTTCCCGCGATGCCGATCTGGTCAGTGTTCTGGGACTCTGGGACGGCACAGTCGACGTCGACGTCACCAAGGCCCTCACCAAGCTGCTCACAGACGAAGCAGTCCCTTACCTCGCGGCCCAGCGACTCAAGGACACTGGTCTGCGGAAGCGCGAAGCGTGGGAGGAAACGTGGGAGCTACAACGCCGCGAAGACAATGGCGAGGACGTGGGTAAGATCCCGGTGCCGCCCAAGTACGCCACAGCCGATTTCCGGAAGGCTTCTTGGTGGCAGGCGCGCGGGAAGCTTGACGTGCCCAAGGAACGCTTCATCCTGTACCCGGATGCCGGGCGTTCCACCGACCCGACACTGCTGCTCGGCTGGGCCGGTTGGGACCACGTCCAGCAGTTCCTCGTCCTCGCTACCATCATGGACGAGCGGATCGCCGAGGGAACCGATGACGCTCAGCTGGTTCCACTCGCTGCCGGCATGGCGGAAGTTCTGCCCTGGGTACAGCAGTGGCATGCCGATCTGGACCCGACTTTTGGCATGAGCATGGCCGATTTCTGTGCAGCTCAGCTGGAGGAACGAATGACCCAGCTCACTGTCTCGACCACCGATCTGAAGGCCTGGCGTCCCGCCACGGCTACCCGCAGCCGCCGCGCCGTCAAGGAGAACGCATGA
- the pglW gene encoding BREX system serine/threonine kinase PglW, with protein MEQDRWIEVSDSQFPHEIEGLAYLKGKIPAQSPYRVWSNFEFRDGRGGWHEVDALLLGRGGLHLLELKYYSGKLTGNDTQWLRDGRRAEPSPLLLARRKAQYLASKLKEALREWAREKGIRIEDERSVIPFVNQAVFLHHPRFVSELPASSALGLYGLDETEAASHLSGISNLIGQEPRANAAIGQNQEAILVDLMARIGLVQRREREAGSWIIEDGALDEGPGWQDWSGYHKVSKQETVRIRFQVTPPGTSQSVASRNYKIAEHEFRLMSRLSHDGLLRPRDLVDSELGVGLVYDYSDGMQRLDLWLGGQPNGLPLDQRLSIIRQLAEALDYAHRNQVVHRGLSPKAVWVKTVHGQPKVLIGDWQSAGLASGQVLTGHAADGVTSLLDRRPDPNQADAWLTEAFEAPEGRWQPESADRIRVDVFSLGALAYFILAAQRPADSSLVLAERLRNQRGLDLSLELPSISPSIREAVLGATRPAPGERFDGVNKFMDALFDSAAPSAAASEDIDAVDAAPGTVLADGRFSVVRRLGRGSTAVGLLVKDSDDDGAQRVLKVAVDAKAAQRLHEEAAVLRALSGPRLVKILDGPLPLGDRSALLLESAGDQTLSELLRERKRLSLDLLERLGRDLLEALVQLDKDGVDHRDIKPGNLGVRAERSGKHLVLFDFSLSRAAASDIAAGTPPYLDPFLGGLRSRFDSAAERYAAAVVLFEMATGHTPFYGDPLANPASVPDEASIEAHDFDRAVAPRLVSFFRTALARDAKQRYDTAAEMLENWRAAFPTDATTAPENSDELAAAATPATPLEQSGLSARALSALEPLGVSTVGELTAVDPVRLNALRGVAHATKREVSTRALAWREKFGEKAKHGTPGSALLPSVLALAERLVEAAGTRKAVQSRAAAGLILGTYGAVDAFATQAQLGAHLPNPVTAAGANQLVGKLQTAWAEDKQVLGFLRHLSAVVNQRLNALGGAATIDELTREVLAQTTVESERTGENERIARGLLRIVVDRQRALKRADSNDEPLELRRRDGNVVLIARETPLLDAAERLGREADSLLAESTAQPAIVPAERVHQRLSALLDAAGIGDALLRDRVRLARLAAGLSRQAAASGSGELHHRDLSQIEALGLALRGVAGPQRLSPREIVDRVRVRFPAVPALPTSGRLAELLREAGLDLVHDHASGTYGTPTIAEPTQGSSSRLATGTHAGSLFASEVSPESRLRESISQRSFLALGARADLCDTLAVQLETEYHAQRIDVTALLLDELKSLSLGQGFRPGKRWFVPTHSRRTTGPPAVWPQQ; from the coding sequence GTGGAGCAAGACCGCTGGATCGAAGTAAGCGATTCTCAGTTCCCGCATGAGATCGAGGGCCTCGCCTACCTCAAGGGGAAGATCCCGGCGCAGAGTCCCTACCGGGTATGGAGCAACTTTGAGTTCCGGGACGGCCGCGGCGGATGGCATGAAGTCGACGCTCTGTTACTCGGCCGTGGCGGTCTGCACTTGCTGGAGCTCAAGTACTATTCCGGCAAGCTGACCGGCAATGACACGCAGTGGCTCCGTGACGGAAGACGTGCGGAACCGTCGCCGCTGCTGCTGGCGCGGCGCAAGGCCCAGTACCTGGCCTCGAAGCTCAAGGAAGCACTCCGTGAATGGGCGCGCGAAAAGGGTATCCGGATTGAGGACGAGCGAAGCGTCATCCCCTTCGTAAATCAGGCGGTCTTCCTTCACCACCCAAGGTTTGTCAGCGAACTCCCGGCTTCCTCGGCGCTCGGTCTCTACGGGCTCGATGAAACAGAAGCTGCCAGCCATCTTTCCGGCATCAGCAACCTGATCGGCCAGGAACCGCGTGCCAATGCCGCCATCGGTCAGAACCAGGAAGCGATCCTCGTAGACCTCATGGCCCGCATTGGCCTGGTCCAGCGCCGCGAACGCGAGGCCGGGTCGTGGATTATCGAGGATGGAGCCCTCGACGAGGGCCCGGGCTGGCAGGACTGGAGCGGCTACCACAAGGTCTCCAAGCAGGAAACAGTCCGTATCCGTTTCCAGGTCACGCCGCCGGGAACATCGCAGTCCGTAGCCAGCCGCAACTACAAGATCGCCGAACACGAGTTCCGGCTCATGAGTCGCCTCTCACACGACGGCCTGTTGAGGCCGCGCGATCTGGTCGATTCCGAACTCGGTGTCGGATTGGTTTACGACTATTCCGATGGCATGCAACGGCTGGACCTCTGGCTCGGCGGGCAGCCTAACGGGCTGCCCCTCGACCAGCGCTTGTCCATCATCCGTCAGCTGGCTGAAGCCCTCGACTACGCGCACCGCAACCAGGTGGTCCACCGTGGCCTGAGTCCCAAGGCCGTCTGGGTCAAGACAGTTCACGGACAGCCCAAGGTCCTTATCGGCGACTGGCAAAGCGCCGGTTTGGCATCAGGACAGGTCCTCACCGGACATGCCGCCGACGGCGTCACTTCGCTGCTGGACCGCAGGCCGGACCCCAATCAGGCAGACGCATGGCTGACCGAAGCCTTTGAAGCCCCCGAGGGACGCTGGCAGCCGGAATCAGCAGATCGTATCCGCGTGGACGTCTTTTCCCTTGGCGCCCTGGCCTACTTCATCCTCGCGGCGCAACGTCCCGCTGATTCCTCGCTGGTCCTCGCAGAGCGGCTGCGGAACCAGCGCGGCCTGGACCTCTCCCTTGAGCTGCCCTCCATCTCGCCGAGCATTCGCGAAGCCGTGCTGGGTGCCACCAGGCCCGCGCCCGGCGAACGGTTCGACGGCGTCAATAAGTTCATGGACGCATTGTTCGATTCCGCCGCACCTTCCGCAGCGGCAAGCGAGGACATCGACGCCGTCGACGCCGCTCCAGGCACAGTTTTGGCTGACGGACGGTTTAGTGTCGTACGCCGGCTCGGGCGCGGTTCGACCGCTGTCGGGCTGCTGGTCAAAGACTCGGACGACGACGGCGCGCAGCGGGTCTTGAAGGTCGCGGTGGACGCCAAGGCGGCACAGCGGCTCCACGAAGAAGCCGCGGTGCTGCGTGCGCTCTCCGGCCCACGCCTGGTCAAAATCCTCGACGGGCCCCTTCCCTTGGGCGACCGCTCGGCGCTGTTGTTGGAGAGCGCCGGTGATCAAACGCTCAGCGAACTGCTGCGCGAGCGTAAACGCCTTTCGCTGGACCTGTTGGAAAGGCTGGGTCGGGACCTACTGGAGGCACTGGTACAGCTGGACAAGGATGGTGTTGATCACCGTGATATCAAGCCGGGCAACTTGGGCGTTCGTGCGGAGCGCAGTGGCAAACACCTCGTGCTCTTCGACTTCTCCCTGTCTCGGGCTGCTGCGTCGGACATTGCTGCCGGGACCCCTCCATATTTGGATCCGTTCCTCGGCGGTCTCCGGAGCCGTTTTGATTCCGCCGCGGAACGATACGCGGCCGCGGTCGTGCTGTTCGAAATGGCAACCGGCCACACGCCGTTCTACGGTGATCCGCTGGCCAACCCAGCCTCTGTGCCGGACGAGGCCAGCATCGAGGCCCACGACTTCGACCGGGCCGTTGCCCCACGCCTCGTCTCGTTCTTCCGCACGGCGCTGGCCCGGGACGCCAAGCAACGCTATGACACCGCTGCGGAGATGCTGGAGAACTGGCGGGCCGCGTTCCCGACCGACGCCACCACCGCCCCGGAAAACTCGGACGAACTCGCAGCCGCAGCAACGCCGGCTACCCCGCTGGAGCAGTCCGGACTGTCTGCTCGCGCCCTCTCCGCTCTGGAACCGCTTGGCGTCAGCACCGTCGGGGAACTTACGGCGGTTGATCCGGTCCGGCTAAACGCGCTGCGGGGGGTCGCCCATGCCACCAAACGCGAGGTTTCCACTCGGGCTCTGGCGTGGCGGGAGAAATTCGGCGAAAAGGCGAAGCACGGAACACCGGGCTCTGCCCTGCTCCCCTCAGTCCTTGCCCTCGCCGAACGGCTCGTCGAGGCCGCCGGCACACGGAAAGCCGTCCAGTCCCGCGCGGCCGCCGGCCTGATCCTAGGCACGTACGGCGCGGTCGACGCATTTGCGACCCAGGCACAACTGGGCGCGCATCTGCCGAACCCCGTCACCGCCGCCGGCGCCAACCAACTCGTTGGGAAACTCCAGACTGCCTGGGCCGAGGACAAACAGGTGCTGGGCTTCCTGCGCCACCTTTCCGCAGTGGTGAACCAGCGACTGAATGCGCTCGGTGGGGCCGCCACCATCGACGAACTTACTAGAGAAGTGCTGGCCCAGACCACGGTCGAGTCCGAGCGCACTGGCGAGAATGAACGCATCGCCCGGGGACTGCTGCGGATCGTCGTGGACCGCCAGCGCGCCCTCAAGCGCGCGGACTCCAACGACGAACCACTGGAGCTGCGCCGCCGGGACGGCAACGTAGTGCTGATCGCTCGTGAGACCCCACTGCTGGATGCGGCAGAACGGCTGGGTCGCGAAGCCGACTCACTGCTCGCCGAGTCGACAGCGCAGCCTGCCATAGTACCTGCCGAACGCGTCCACCAGCGGCTGTCCGCGCTCCTCGATGCCGCAGGCATTGGGGACGCGCTACTGCGCGACCGGGTCCGGTTGGCGCGTCTGGCCGCCGGGTTGTCCCGCCAAGCCGCAGCGTCCGGCAGCGGCGAACTGCACCACAGGGACCTGTCCCAGATCGAGGCGCTGGGGCTCGCACTGCGCGGTGTGGCAGGACCGCAGCGTCTCTCACCCCGCGAAATCGTTGACCGTGTCCGCGTCCGCTTCCCCGCCGTACCAGCTCTTCCGACGTCGGGACGCCTCGCCGAACTGCTCCGCGAGGCCGGCCTGGACCTCGTCCATGACCACGCATCCGGGACCTACGGCACCCCCACCATCGCGGAGCCGACCCAGGGCAGTTCCTCACGCCTGGCCACGGGAACTCACGCCGGCAGCCTGTTTGCCAGCGAAGTCAGCCCTGAGTCAAGGCTCCGCGAAAGCATCAGCCAGCGATCTTTCCTGGCTTTGGGAGCCCGAGCCGACCTTTGCGACACCTTGGCCGTGCAGCTGGAAACGGAGTATCACGCCCAGCGGATCGATGTCACCGCGCTTCTGCTGGACGAGTTGAAGTCCTTGAGCCTGGGGCAGGGTTTCCGTCCTGGGAAGCGCTGGTTCGTGCCGACGCACAGCCGGAGAACGACCGGGCCACCCGCGGTGTGGCCGCAGCAGTGA